The proteins below are encoded in one region of Juglans microcarpa x Juglans regia isolate MS1-56 chromosome 4D, Jm3101_v1.0, whole genome shotgun sequence:
- the LOC121261437 gene encoding lysine histidine transporter-like 8 has product MSEQNEIRSAPLTPRPRSVAPTPPLVSTPPVSCPPSQFHSPSLSRSPLLHEEHAAEAPRNKTPKTPRTPRLSLTPRFITPLGSPMRKALRMTKLDPQDAWLPITESRNGNQYYAAFHTLCSGIGVQALVLPVAFTILGWTWGIIGLTLAFVWQLYTLWLLVQLHESTETGMRYCRYLQLSCVTFGDKLGKLLAMFPIMYLSGGTCVALIIIGGSTSKQFYQIVCGPTCSQPLTSVEWYLVFTCAAVLLSQLPNLNSIAGVSLIGAVTAVAYCTMIWVVSVAEGRLPGVSYNPVRGKTQIEHIFDVLNALGIIAFAFRGHNLILEIQATMPSDEKHPSRVPMWKGVKVSYTMIAACLFPLAIGGYWAYGQKIPENGGMLTALYTFHSKDVSQSVLGLTSLFVIVNAVSSFQIYAMPMFDDMESKYTIRKKEPCPWWLRAVFRAMFGYGCFFVAVAIPFLGSLAGLIGGLALPVTLAYPCFMWLKIKKPKKYSGMWWLNWVLGVLGMGLSGILIAAGVYVVIDTGIEASFFKPH; this is encoded by the exons ATGAGCGAGCAGAATGAGATTAGATCGGCACCATTAACGCCGAGACCACGATCAGTTGCCCCAACACCCCCGCTTGTGTCGACGCCGCCTGTATCATGTCCACCCTCTCAGTTCCACTCACCTTCTTTGTCAAGGTCGCCGCTGCTTCATGAGGAGCATGCAGCAGAGGCGCCTCGAAACAAGACACCCAAAACGCCAAGGACCCCCAGGCTATCTTTGACTCCAAGGTTTATTACTCCCCTTGGAAGCCCAATGAGGAAGGCTCTCAGGATGACCAAGCTTGATCCTCAGGACGCTTGGCTACCAATCACTGAGTCAAGAAATGGTAATCAATACTATGCTGCTTTTCACACTCTTTGTTCTGGGATTGGAGTCCAGGCTCTTGTGCTTCCTGTGGCCTTCACAATCCTCGGCTG GACATGGGGAATAATAGGTTTGACTCTAGCATTTGTCTGGCAGCTTTACACCCTATGGTTACTCGTCCAGCTCCATGAATCGACTGAAACTGGGATGCGCTACTGCCGATACCTCCAACTTTCTTGTGTCACCTTCG GGGACAAGCTAGGAAAGTTGCTGGCTATGTTTCCAATCATGTATCTCTCTGGTGGTACATGTGTGGCTTTAATCATTATTGGTGGATCAACCTCTAAACAATTCTACCAGATTGTGTGCGGGCCAACATGCTCGCAGCCGCTAACCAGCGTCGAATGGTACTTGGTGTTTACGTGCGCAGCCGTGTTGCTATCACAGCTGCCGAACTTGAACTCCATAGCTGGAGTGTCATTGATCGGGGCCGTCACTGCAGTCGCATATTGCACGATGATATGGGTTGTATCCGTGGCAGAGGGCAGGCTTCCTGGGGTGTCCTATAATCCTGTTAGGGGAAAAACCCAGATCGAACATATTTTTGATGTGCTTAATGCACTTGGGATCATTGCTTTTGCTTTCAGGGGCCACAATCTTATCCTTGAGATTCAG GCCACTATGCCATCAGATGAGAAGCATCCCTCTAGGGTACCAATGTGGAAAGGAGTCAAGGTTTCCTATACAATGATAGCTGCCTGCTTGTTTCCTCTTGCAATTGGTGGCTATTGGGCTTATGGCCAGAAG ATCCCAGAAAATGGAGGAATGCTGACAGCACTCTACACATTCCACTCAAAAGATGTGTCACAGTCTGTGCTAGGCCTAACAAGCCTGTTTGTCATAGTGAATGCAGTAAGCTCATTCCAAATCTATGCCATGCCAATGTTTGATGACATGGAGTCCAAGTACACAATTAGAAAGAAGGAGCCATGCCCATGGTGGCTACGTGCAGTTTTCCGGGCAATGTTTGGGTATGGGTGCTTCTTCGTGGCGGTGGCGATTCCATTCTTGGGAAGCCTTGCCGGATTGATTGGAGGCCTAGCACTGCCCGTGACATTGGCGTACCCATGCTTCATGTGGCTCAAGATAAAGAAGCCTAAAAAGTACAGCGGAATGTGGTGGTTGAATTGGGTACTAGGGGTGTTGGGTATGGGTCTAAGTGGTATATTGATTGCTGCTGGGGTTTATGTTGTGATTGACACTGGTATTGAAGCCAGTTTCTTCAAGCCTCACTAA
- the LOC121261436 gene encoding uncharacterized protein LOC121261436, with product MKRATMAAAFSPKPSKRYSVRSISLPARSHPSTLRVEEELNKLKSWETSSTTSSSSSKVETTICLNGLSLLSELYRCIEDLLNLPLTQQALAQNQHQKFVNNSLESCLGYLDVCGNTRDAILLMQASIRELQSALRRRKVGDHLSIESIFTAYSCSRRKMKKKIANSLASNLKPLMDNQFEDSPMLALDDHLAAVVRVLRETSLTTVSIFHSLFVLLSQPVLKPKPSRWKLVSKLVQKGEALRKEQPATNELESTDIALGNLLLQNSSEDMIIKAQKIQSAQIRLDALDVGMEGIEQGLECLFRHLIRTRVLLLNIISH from the coding sequence ATGAAGAGAGCAACCATGGCTGCAGCTTTCTCCCCCAAGCCATCTAAACGCTATAGTGTTCGATCTATTAGCTTGCCGGCTAGATCTCATCCCAGCACACTCAGGGTTGAAGAAGAGCTAAACAAGCTTAAATCTTGGGAAACATCAAGTACTACATCGTCGTCATCATCAAAGGTAGAAACAACCATATGCCTTAATGGTCTATCCCTTCTAAGTGAGTTGTACAGATGCATAGAGGATCTTCTTAATTTGCCATTGACCCAACAAGCTCTTGCCCAAAATCAGCACCAGAAATTTGTCAATAACTCGTTGGAAAGCTGCTTGGGATACTTGGATGTATGTGGCAACACCAGGGATGCCATTCTATTAATGCAAGCTTCCATTCGAGAACTTCAATCTGCTCTTCGCAGAAGAAAGGTGGGAGATCACTTGAGCATTGAAAGTATTTTCACTGCTTATAGTTGCTCGAgaagaaagatgaaaaagaagattgCAAACTCTCTAGCATCCAACTTGAAGCCATTAATGGATAACCAATTCGAGGACTCTCCCATGTTAGCTCTAGATGATCACCTCGCGGCAGTAGTTAGAGTGCTTAGAGAAACAAGTTTGACTACTGTTTCGATCTTTCACTCCCTCTTTGTATTACTTTCTCAGCCAGTGTTGAAACCAAAGCCTAGCAGGTGGAAATTGGTTTCCAAACTGGTGCAGAAAGGTGAAGCTTTACGTAAAGAGCAACCGGCCACGAATGAATTGGAAAGCACGGATATAGCACTCGGCAACCTCTTGTTGCAAAATTCAAGCGAAGATATGATCATCAAGGCACAAAAGATTCAATCTGCACAGATTAGGTTGGATGCCTTAGATGTTGGCATGGAAGGCATTGAGCAAGGTTTGGAATGCTTGTTCAGGCACTTGATCCGAACAAGAGTCTTGCTCCTGAATATAATTTCTCACTAG
- the LOC121261435 gene encoding uncharacterized protein LOC121261435, translating to MGPSDQEPHLDTSPTQATVASSSKGFKIKHHCLARKGSHSVSHAMTVASVATTHARNLMKLSLSLFRRGFNSSKCKTAAKMAVARIKLLRNKRQVVVKQMRRDIALLLQSGQDATARIRVEHVIREQNVLAANEVIELFCELVVARLTIIAKQRQCPADLKEGIASLIFAAPRCSEIPELLAIRNIFEKKYGKDFVSAATDLRPDGGVNRMLIDKLSVRTPTGEAKLKVMKEIAKEYQIQWDTTESELELLKPLEERIEGPNTFVSATSLPVKPGPTQSAEPNKTITSRQNGNMHYEDTASAAEAAAESAKKAIAAAQAAVYLADRDFNQATQASGLDNKLNTSDHGFDILSGKSTGYFMPNDLSTVNSQNMGHQLTHIYDSQWFGRSHYISREGTRATNVNGGNVYRRHSHNTPSVHSDMKFDESDCDEEIETEEPPSGIYPPPKQPPPPDPSYHDKQVSAHRIHPKLPDYDTLAAHFEALKNRKSLP from the exons ATGGGACCATCTGATCAAGAACCCCATTTAGATACTTCCCCAACTCAGGCGACCGTTGCCTCTTCTTCAAAAggcttcaaaataaaacaccaTTGTCTGGCTCGAAAAGGCTCTCACTCTGTCTCACACGCTATGACCGTCGCAAGTGTAGCCACGACCCACGCCAGGAATCTCATGAAGctcagcctctctctcttccgCCGGGGCTTCAACTCCTCCAAATG CAAGACAGCGGCGAAGATGGCGGTGGCGAGGATCAAGCTGCTGAGGAACAAGAGACAGGTGGTGGTGAAGCAGATGCGGCGAGACATTGCGCTGCTTCTACAGTCTGGTCAAGATGCCACTGCTCGCATCCGG GTTGAGCATGTCATCAGAGAACAGAATGTTCTTGCTGCAAATGAGGTCATTGAACTCTTCTGTGAATTAGTTGTGGCCAGACTTACCATCATTGCAAAGCAAAG GCAATGCCCAGCAGATCTGAAAGAAGGGATTGCTAGCTTAATATTTGCTGCTCCAAGGTGCTCAGAAATTCCAGAACTATTGGCAATTAggaatatttttgagaaaaaatatggGAAAGATTTTGTATCTGCAGCTACTGATCTGCGACCTGACGGTGGTGTAAACCGCATG TTAATTGACAAGCTCTCTGTAAGAACCCCTACTGGTGAAGCAAAGTTGAAAGTCATGAAGGAAATAGCGAAGGAATACCAGATTCAGTGGGATACAACAGAATCCGAGTTGGAGCTTCTCAAGCCTTTGGAAGAGCGTATA GAAGGACCAAACACTTTCGTTAGTGCTACCAGTCTACCTGTGAAGCCTGGACCAACTCAGTCTGCTGAGCCAAATAAGACAATTACCAG CCGCCAAAATGGCAATATGCATTATGAGGACACTGCATCAGCTGCTGAAGCAGCTGCAGAATCTGCCAAGAAAGCAATTGCTGCTGCACAAGCTGCTGTATATTTGGCGGACAGAGACTTCAATCAAGCTACTCAAGCATCTGGTCTTGATAATAAGTTGAATACTTCAGACCATGGATTTGACATCCTTTCAGGCAAATCTACTGGTTACTTCATGCCGAATGACCTTTCCACAGTCAATTCACAGAATATGGGTCATCAGCTAACTCACATATATGATTCTCAGTGGTTCGGAAGGTCACATTATATAAGCCGTGAGGGAACACGGGCTACCAATGTGAATGGTGGCAATGTTTATAGGAGGCATAGCCACAATACACCTTCTGTCCATTCAGACATGAAGTTTGATGAATCCGACTGTGACGAAGAAATAGAGACAGAAGAACCTCCTAGTGGCATTTATCCGCCACCCAAGCAGCCCCCACCGCCAGATCCATCATATCATGATAAACAAGTTTCAGCTCATCGTATTCATCCCAAATTACCAGATTACGATACACTCGCCGCTCACTTCGAAGCACTGAAGAATCGCAAATCACTACCTTAA
- the LOC121261438 gene encoding protein S-acyltransferase 10-like isoform X2: MMMMMEGICRPVRDTWDQAMDRCYRLFPCLSDPARRSSLGLKLALVTLHLVYAGILFLFDGDLIEKTKSEPWYTALYLLLFFATLVQYFITSGSSPGYVIDAMRAVTEKIPIIQKTPVTSKQPASSKNGSLVITVDGSQLERNLLGNNATSWSKLVMDMYPPGTSARNWTCPYCNVEQPPRAKHCHDCDKCVLQFDHHCVWLGTCIGQGNHCRFWWYICEETALCLWTGILYITYLKANISRAWWKDAIMIVLLITLSISLIFLLLLLLFHSYLILTNQTTYELVRRRRIPYLRLVDSLWF; this comes from the exons atgatgatgatgatggagggTATTTGCCGCCCCGTCCGAGATACATGGGATCAAGCTATGGACCGATGCTACCGTCTCTTTCCTTGTCTTTCCGATCCCG CACGGAGATCTTCGCTCGGTCTGAAATTGGCGCTGGTGACTTTGCATCTGGTGTATGCCGGCATTCTCTTTCTATTTGATGGAGATTTAATAGAAAAGACGAAAAGTGAACCCTG GTACACTGCTTTatatttgttgttgttcttTGCTACACTGGTTCAATACTTTATTACTTCTGGTTCTTCTCCTGG atacgTAATTGATGCAATGAGAGCTGTTACTGAGAAAATTCCAATAATTCAAAAGACACCAGTAACCTCAAA ACAACCTGCTTCAAGCAAAAATGGAAGCTTGGTTATTACTGTGGATGGAAGTCAGTTGGAAAGAAATCTTCTAGGAAATAACGCAACATCATGGTCGAAGTTGGTTATGGACATGTATCCCCCTGGAACATCTGCTAG AAATTGGACTTGCCCTTACTGTAATGTTGAGCAG CCTCCACGGGCTAAGCATTGTCATGACTGTGACAAATGCGTTCTTCAGTTTGATCATCATTGCGTTTGGCTTGGAACATGCATTGGCCAGGGTAATCATTGCCGATTTTG GTGGTACATTTGCGAAGAGACAGCACTTTGCCTCTGGACTGGCATTTTGTACATTACCTACCTGAAGGCTAATATATCAAGGGCTTG GTGGAAGGATGCAATCATGATAGTGCTGTTGATTACTTTGTCAATCTCCCTCATCTTTCTGCTTCTCCTACTACTATTTCACAG TTATCTTATTTTGACAAATCAGACTACCTACGAACTCGTGAGACGTAGACGCATCCCATATCTAAGGTTGGTTGAttcct TGTGGTTTTAG
- the LOC121261438 gene encoding protein S-acyltransferase 10-like isoform X1, whose product MMMMMEGICRPVRDTWDQAMDRCYRLFPCLSDPARRSSLGLKLALVTLHLVYAGILFLFDGDLIEKTKSEPWYTALYLLLFFATLVQYFITSGSSPGYVIDAMRAVTEKIPIIQKTPVTSKQPASSKNGSLVITVDGSQLERNLLGNNATSWSKLVMDMYPPGTSARNWTCPYCNVEQPPRAKHCHDCDKCVLQFDHHCVWLGTCIGQGNHCRFWWYICEETALCLWTGILYITYLKANISRAWWKDAIMIVLLITLSISLIFLLLLLLFHSYLILTNQTTYELVRRRRIPYLRGIPERVYPFSKGICRNLYGFCCVRSSIFIKESLPTPQEIEEKSRPYTCYDVVTCRCC is encoded by the exons atgatgatgatgatggagggTATTTGCCGCCCCGTCCGAGATACATGGGATCAAGCTATGGACCGATGCTACCGTCTCTTTCCTTGTCTTTCCGATCCCG CACGGAGATCTTCGCTCGGTCTGAAATTGGCGCTGGTGACTTTGCATCTGGTGTATGCCGGCATTCTCTTTCTATTTGATGGAGATTTAATAGAAAAGACGAAAAGTGAACCCTG GTACACTGCTTTatatttgttgttgttcttTGCTACACTGGTTCAATACTTTATTACTTCTGGTTCTTCTCCTGG atacgTAATTGATGCAATGAGAGCTGTTACTGAGAAAATTCCAATAATTCAAAAGACACCAGTAACCTCAAA ACAACCTGCTTCAAGCAAAAATGGAAGCTTGGTTATTACTGTGGATGGAAGTCAGTTGGAAAGAAATCTTCTAGGAAATAACGCAACATCATGGTCGAAGTTGGTTATGGACATGTATCCCCCTGGAACATCTGCTAG AAATTGGACTTGCCCTTACTGTAATGTTGAGCAG CCTCCACGGGCTAAGCATTGTCATGACTGTGACAAATGCGTTCTTCAGTTTGATCATCATTGCGTTTGGCTTGGAACATGCATTGGCCAGGGTAATCATTGCCGATTTTG GTGGTACATTTGCGAAGAGACAGCACTTTGCCTCTGGACTGGCATTTTGTACATTACCTACCTGAAGGCTAATATATCAAGGGCTTG GTGGAAGGATGCAATCATGATAGTGCTGTTGATTACTTTGTCAATCTCCCTCATCTTTCTGCTTCTCCTACTACTATTTCACAG TTATCTTATTTTGACAAATCAGACTACCTACGAACTCGTGAGACGTAGACGCATCCCATATCTAAG GGGTATTCCTGAAAGAGTTTATCCTTTTAGCAAAGGAATTTGTAGAAATTTGTATGGCTTCTGCTGCGTTCGAAGCAGCATATTCATCAAGGAATCGCTACCCACACCGCAGGAGATTGAAGAAAAGTCAAGGCCCTACACGTGCTACGATGTTGTGACCTGTCGTTGCTGCTGA